In Lates calcarifer isolate ASB-BC8 linkage group LG4, TLL_Latcal_v3, whole genome shotgun sequence, a genomic segment contains:
- the lrrc24 gene encoding leucine-rich repeat-containing protein 24 — protein MALLRFSRLILITLAFIPQPSVGCPSGCRCYSLTVECGSLGIKEIPQGVPSVTETIFLQDNAIVQIRLQDLTRLGSLHYLYLQNNSISALEPGAFLSQGQLLELALNGNLIHLVTPDMFRGLEHLRILYLAGNQITRVQDHTFRGLQRLQELHLQENSIELLAEQALSGLSSLALLDLSRNHLRTLGASSLKPLVSLQVLRVTENPWRCDCALGWLRTWISEDGQRLLSSAEQRRLMCSEPPRLSHLSLVEVAPNSLVCIPPVVQLEPSHLTVRLGESLRVSCQASGYPQPQVTWKKASHGKAQLSPRGLVQELGPNGELFRPGAGGVVTALPSSGGIKVGGVGGIHGLVRGTEEGGERDSFDPDMGSGMLFLSNVTVAHAGRYECEAWNPGGVARVTFHLAVNMSSSSYSSQFWPRLNTHSFVSSSSNSFYQPEVLDVSQEPLYEQDSMDFSALGPATQTAIAVGISLLALTAVLLLIMIYTRHQQYRKEEGGSYCTSKEESILYVNDYSDGPTTFAQLEEYRDDQGHEMYVLNRAKPVMGSTSSRCPMMSGFVQQKGMKEALLEHEMVQTLTRSGGMGLRRNPADGGEGPLTTDPEELFLSQSLLFGSQVAYEIHC, from the exons ATGGCCCTCTTGCGGTTCTCCAGACTCATCCTGATCACGCTGGCCTTCATCCCTCAACCGTCTGTGGGATGCCCCTCCGGCTGTCGCTGCTACAGCCTCACGGTGGAGTGCGGATCTCTTGGGATCAAAGAAATCCCACAGGGTGTCCCTTCTGTCACAGAG ACCATCTTCCTCCAGGACAACGCTATAGTGCAGATCCGTCTTCAGGACCTGACTCGTCTGGGCAGCCTCCATTACCTGTACCTCCAGAACAACAGTATCTCAGCCTTGGAGCCTGGGGCATTTCTCAGCCAGGGCCAGCTGCTGGAGCTCGCCCTCAATGGCAACCTCATCCACCTGGTCACCCCCGACATGTTTCGGGGCCTGGAGCACCTCCGGATCCTCTACCTCGCCGGCAACCAGATCACTCGAGTCCAGGACCACACCTTCAGGGGACTGCAG CGTCTGCAGGAACTCCACCTGCAGGAAAATAGCATAGAGCTGCTAGCAGAGCAAGCCCTGTCTGGCTTGTCATCTCTGGCCCTTCTGGACCTCAGCAGAAATCACCTCCGCACCCTGGGAGCTTCGTCCCTCAAACCGCTTGTCAGCCTGCAGGTGCTCCGTGTCACAG AGAATCCGTGGCGGTGTGATTGCGCTCTTGGATGGCTAAGAACCTGGATCAGTGAAGATGGCCAGCGCCTGTTGAGCTCTGCTGAACAGCGTCGGCTGATGTGCTCAGAACCGCCCCGCCTTTCCCACCTCAGCCTTGTGGAGGTAGCCCCCAACAGCCTGGTCTGCATTCCGCCCGTGGTTCAGCTCGAGCCCAGCCACCTGACTGTGCGGCTGGGGGAGAGCCTCAGAGTGTCCTGCCAGGCCTCGGGATACCCTCAGCCTCAGGTGACCTGGAAGAAAGCCTCCCACGGCAAGGCCCAGTTATCGCCTCGGGGCCTAGTGCAAGAGCTGGGACCCAATGGTGAGCTCTTCAGGCCTGGGGCTGGTGGTGTGGTAACGGCCCTGCCCAGCAGTGGAGGGATCAAGGTGGGAGGTGTTGGTGGGATCCATGGGCTTGTGCGTGGAACTGAGGAAGGCGGCGAGAGGGACAGCTTTGACCCAGACATGGGCAGCGGCATGCTGTTTCTCAGCAATGTGACTGTAGCGCACGCTGGACGCTACGAGTGCGAGGCCTGGAACCCCGGTGGTGTGGCCAGAGTTACCTTTCACCTGGCTGTCAATATGTCCTCTTCTTCATATTCATCCCAATTCTGGCCTCGTTTGAACACGCACTCCTTCGTTTCGTCTTCGTCTAACTCTTTCTATCAGCCAGAGGTTCTGGATGTGAGCCAGGAGCCGCTGTATGAGCAGGACAGCATGGATTTCAGTGCTCTGGGCCCTGCCACACAAACCGCCATTGCAGTTGGCATCTCCTTGCTGGCTCTCACTGCTGTTCTCCTCCTGATTATGATCTACACTCGTCACCAGCAATACCggaaagaggaaggaggctCTTACTGTACCAGCAAGGAAGAGAGCATCCTTTATGTGAACGACTACTCTGACGGACCCACCACCTTTGCTCAGCTGGAAGAGTACCGTGACGACCAAGGCCATGAAATGTATGTCCTCAACCGAGCCAAGCCCGTCATGGGGTCCACTTCATCCAGGTGTCCCATGATGAGCGGGTTTGTCCAGCAGAAGGGTATGAAGGAGGCTCTTCTGGAGCATGAAATGGTGCAGACACTGACCAGATCGGGGGGAATGGGCCTTCGCAGAAACCcagcagatggaggagagggtCCTCTAACTACAGACCCAGAGGAGCTCTTCCTCAGCCAGAGCCTCCTCTTCGGATCGCAGGTTGCCTACGAGATCCACTGCTAA